The Numida meleagris isolate 19003 breed g44 Domestic line unplaced genomic scaffold, NumMel1.0 unplaced_Scaffold880, whole genome shotgun sequence sequence CCGGGACCGGGACCGGAACCCCCGCGGCCGCCTTACCTGCGTCCTGCAGCCCGGCGCCATGGGCCAGCCCGGCCGGGGGATGCTGGGGCGGGTAGGGCAGGTAGGGGCCGCCGTGGGGCGGCGGGGGGGGACCGCCGGGGTAAGGATAGGAGCCGGGCCGGCTGTAGGAGGCGAAGGGCGACGGGTCGTGCTGGGGGTGGCCGGCGGGGTGGAGGCCGTGCAGCGGGTAGTGCGGAGGAGAGGGGTGGCCGAG is a genomic window containing:
- the LOC110392056 gene encoding homeobox protein Dlx4b-like — encoded protein: MTMSSVTESLLGSDPSKTSFLELGHPSPPHYPLHGLHPAGHPQHDPSPFASYSRPGSYPYPGGPPPPPHGGPYLPYPPQHPPAGLAHGAGLQDA